The Xyrauchen texanus isolate HMW12.3.18 chromosome 28, RBS_HiC_50CHRs, whole genome shotgun sequence genome has a segment encoding these proteins:
- the LOC127622298 gene encoding insulin-like growth factor-binding protein 1, with product MNGLLLNIFWVAAFSALLSAPGLRASPVVGQEPIRCAPCPPERLAECPAVDAGCEEVRPEPGCGCCLACALKKGEPCGIYTAPCGSGLRCLPKPGEPRPLHALNRGQAVCTETPEPDQNQNAQTPDHPETNNRATAANEGSSPLFVHGHGKPFDPRVITAKESMKAKVNAIRRKLVEQGPCHIELQTALDKITKSQQKLGDKLTRFYLPNCDKHGLYKAKQCESSLDGQRGKCWCVSSWNGKKIPRSSDLPTDAECPEELNH from the exons ATGAACGGACTGCTTTTGAACATTTTCTGGGTGGCAGCATTTAGCGCACTCTTATCGGCGCCGGGGCTCCGAGCTTCTCCGGTGGTGGGGCAGGAACCCATTCGCTGCGCTCCGTGCCCCCCGGAACGGCTGGCCGAGTGTCCTGCGGTGGATGCCGGTTGTGAGGAAGTGCGTCCTGAGCCGGGCTGCGGCTGCTGCCTCGCTTGCGCGCTGAAGAAGGGCGAACCGTGCGGCATCTACACTGCGCCCTGCGGCTCGGGGCTCCGCTGCTTACCCAAACCAGGAGAACCCCGACCTCTACACGCGCTCAACCGAGGACAAGCGGTGTGCACTGAGACCCCCGAACCCGATCAGAACCAAAACGCACAGACGCCAG ATCATCCTGAGACTAACAACAGGGCAACGGCGGCGAATGAAGGCAGCTCTCCCCTCTTCGTGCACGGGCACGGCAAGCCCTTCGACCCGCGGGTCATCACCGCTAAAGAGAGCATGAAGGCCAAAGTCAACGCCATACGCAGAAAACTCGTCGAGCAG GGTCCTTGTCATATCGAACTGCAGACAGCTCTAGATAAGATTACTAAATCACAACAGAAATTGGGAGACAAACTGACCAGATTCTACCTTCCAAATTGTGACAAGCATGGTCTGTACAAAGCCAAACAG TGTGAATCGTCTCTGGATGGTCAGAGGGGGAAGTGTTGGTGTGTGTCATCTTGGAATGGGAAGAAAATTCCTCGATCAAGTGACCTGCCAACAGATGCGGAGTGTCCCGAGGAACTCAACCACTGA